The Pediococcus inopinatus region CAAGAAGGCCGTGTTATTTCATCCGATGGTGTTGACCCAAGTCACGACACTACCCGATCTTTCTAACGTTAGTTTGTGGGCATCACATGGTGCACAGGATCCGATCGTCTCTAAAACAAACTTCGATGAACTGATGCAAACTCTTGATACAGCACATGCTGATATTTCCATTTTTGAACATGAGCAATCACACAACATTAACGAACCTGAATTAGTCAGTGCTAAGGCATGGGTAACCGCCCATTTAAATTAAATGCACATAAAAACTCAGCAAACCTATTGTGAATTTAGGTTTGCTGAGTTTTTTGTTTAATAACTTTTTAAATATAATTCATTCTTAAAATCTTGCATACGTGACATTTTGATCAATATAACCGTTAAAAAAGGTCTTTACTTCGAATGTGATAGTATAGATTCATTATTATTTTATTGATAACCACTATTTTAGACCTTATTAATTAGCCTTTCATTCTTTTCAACGTACGCCAATCCCAAAAAAGTGCAAGCAGCGAAAAAATCATCACCATAGGAAAGAGCGCACGTAAATCCATCCAGAACATTGCCAAAACGATGCCAAACACGGGAACGATGATAATATATCTATACATGCCAAATTTAAGAAAAACCCATTTTTTATATTTTCCAGGAATAAAACTACTGATAATCAAAAGTACGGGTAACCCAACACTTACGATTGTTTCAATATTCATATCTTATTTACCTCCTTAGAAGGTGTGAAAAGATACGCCACCTTGATAATTCATATCCATGTAAATATGTTTCTTGCGGTGTGAATTATTATAAGCATTTAGTCGCCGGGCTACATGCTGAAAATATAGTGCTCCTGATCCTGCAACGGCGGTCGCAACTCCAGAAGACAACACAGTACTTACAATTCCAAGTCCAGTAAGAGTTTCAGCATGACTATAAAACCTATTCACAATATAATTCACTGCTGCATTTGTTTTAAAATAAACTCTTTCTCCCCACCAGAACCATTTGTGACTTAGTCCCTTAACAGAAGCTGATCGTGCCATAATTTGAGGAGTGTGTGTATTCTCGTTAATTTCTTTTGTTTCTGGATTAATAGTGTATCCATTTTTTCGGATAGTATCGTTAGTGGTAGAAATTTGTGTTTCGATAATGTCTCTCAGATCTGGCGTAACCATCGATGTATTAAGAATAAATTGATTATCTTTTACTACCACAAATTTGTCTACTTTTTCAACTTCTGACTGCGACAAAAATTGTTTCTCATTCCCCCCCTGTAACTGTTCTGCACCGGTTGTTGCAGCCTCAGCATATGTAATTGATCCTCCAAACGACAACAAAATTGAAGCTACAATAATTTTAATTACTAGCTTTCTCATAAAAAATCCCCCCATATTTTATTTTGTTAAAATGGATTTAGGTCAAGAATCTGGACACATTTTATGTATAATTTAAGCGACTAATTTTTCCTTTTCATTTGGAGTTAAATAATCAATGCTACTGTGAATTCGAGCACTGTTATAAAAGCTCTCAATGTAGCTGAATATTGCAGCATTTGCTTCTTCAAAATCCTGATAATGGTGTTGGTAAACCTCTTCTTTTTTCAAACTGGCGTGAAATGATTCCAAACATGAATTGTCATAGGGACAGCCACGCTTGCTATAAGAATGGCGAATATGGTGTTGCGCTAAGATCTGTTCAAAGCCAGCACTGCGGTACTGGCTACCCAGATCGGTATGCACAATTAAGTTATTAGTCGTCTTTCTAGTTTCAAAGGCTTGTTGAAAAGTGCTGATCACAAGATCAGCAGTCATATGACGGCTGATTTTATGGGCAATGATTTTACGTGAATATAAATCCTGAATGCTTGATAAATAACACCAGCCATTGGCTTTGGTGTGAATATAAGTTATGTCTGCACACCACTTTTGATTTGGACTGGTTGTACGAAAATCTTGCGCGAGTATATTTGAATAATCAGTCGCATCAATATCATTAGTTTGTTGATAATGCCACTTCTTGCGCGTGATTGATTTTAACCCCATTTGGCGCATTAATCGTTGAACTAGCTTAATACTGGCAGTCTTACCTTCTTTTTGTAACGCTTTTAGAATTTTAGGTGCCCCGTAGATACGTCTAGAATTAAAGTAAATGCGTTTAATCGACTGGCTAAGTGTCTTACGACGCTTGGCTTGTGGCGATACATGATTCTGCTGATGTTCATAGTAAGTTGAGCGTGGAACTGAGAGTACTTTACAGGTTTCTTTGATACTATGGTGCTTCAAATTAATATCAACGGCTGTCTGCCAGTCATCTGGGTTTACTTTTTGGCGAATATGGTTAAGGCTTTTTTTAAGATGTCATTCTCACTTTCTAGCTGTTTCAAACGTTTTTGCAACGCTAAAACATCTGATTTGGAAATTCCACTTCCTTTGTCTTCTTTATATAGATTAATCCATTTGTAAATAGTTACATTTGATACACCATATTCGTCTGTAAGATCAGCTACCGGGGCGCCATCCTGGTACAGCTTGACAATCATTTTTCTAAAATCTACTGAGTACTTTTTCTTGGTCATAAAAACACAATCCTTCCTATTATGGAATTATACTAAATCGTGTCCATGATTTCATACTACCTTCAAAACGCTTTAATTGTATATCACTTAACCTCAAAAAACAATTCTATTTTAATACGTAAGTTATTTAAACGTTTAAAGTACCATCGCTATTATCTTCCCAAATTGTTAAATTAAGTTAGAAAGAAGTTAATACCTCATCTGTGATATGTTTCATAAAAATTTTAATAGGCGTTTTATAGCCTAAAGACTTACGTGAGATATGATTTCTTCTTGTACTGATTTGTTGAACAAATTCGTCAGATTAATCACAAAAATCTAACAACTTTTCAAGGCCCTCTTTTCGAAGAAGCCCATTATTATTTTCGTTAAGTCCTCGCTGATTAGGTGTACCAACTTGAGCAAAGTACGTACTAATATCGTGTTTGTTGGAAATTCCTTGCCAATCAGCAAATGCTGTATTTTTCATTGGTAACTGATGGACATCAAAATAACCACGTTTGAACATTCTGTAAAGTGTTCGAGCATTACAGCTAATCTGGTGTTCTGAACGACCGATGATCGTGTCAGGCGTCCAACCATCTTTTTATGCGTTCGTTAATGTAGTCAGTCTCGTCAACGGGCAAAATAATACGTTTGCGCCCACATTTGGCCTTGTTTTTGATGTAGCGTTCCTGATAATCAACAACGCTTAGGCCATCTTCTAAAGCGTGATAAACATGATAAATTGTTTGTTTTGAGCGCCTAAGGTGCTGAGATACTTTATAAGCTTTTTCACCATTTTTCCAGAATGCATATATAGTTGTGAGTTCAGTTGTGCTAAGATGTTTGTAGGTCATTTGTGGTCATCACTTTCTATTTTATTAGCGTAGAATGAAAGCTTACCACAAATGGCTTTTTTGTTTTTTTCTAACTTAATTTTACAAACGGCGTACAAAAATACTCGTACCCAATCAGAATTCTGTTTCTGAGTGAATACGAGTTTAATTTCATTTTATTAATCTTTCAAAACATCTTACCTAAGCTTTGTCTCAATTTTACTTTGGTCGTGTAATTCGATAAGTTTTTCCAAGATTTGCGTATTGGGGACCAGCTAATCTAGCAACCGGCTTTAAAGCCTTCGCATCGATATAATTCTTTTCTTGATTCAAAATTGTCTCGTCAAAATACATCTCAACAACTTTCAAAATAAACATATCGGTAATGATCTGATCATGAGCATCTTTAATAGGCACGTATTGATAAACTTGGACTTCAAAACGAACCTTAGCAGCCTGCAACCCCGGAACTGCCACAAGTTTACTTTCAACTGTTTCTAAATTAGTGTCTGCCAACTCGGTTTCCTTGGCATCCAAACTGGCCGCAGTCTGATTCATTTTATGCACGAGCCCTTCCGAAACAACGTGAACAACCGCTTCTTTGGTATCGATCAAATTACGGGCAGTATCTTTTATGCTGCCATCTTCCTTCCGTAAAATTGAAACGGAAACAAGCGGTTCCTTGCCAGCAACACCACTAAAAAA contains the following coding sequences:
- a CDS encoding IS3 family transposase, translated to MRQKVNPDDWQTAVDINLKHHSIKETCKVLSVPRSTYYEHQQNHVSPQAKRRKTLSQSIKRIYFNSRRIYGAPKILKALQKEGKTASIKLVQRLMRQMGLKSITRKKWHYQQTNDIDATDYSNILAQDFRTTSPNQKWCADITYIHTKANGWCYLSSIQDLYSRKIIAHKISRHMTADLVISTFQQAFETRKTTNNLIVHTDLGSQYRSAGFEQILAQHHIRHSYSKRGCPYDNSCLESFHASLKKEEVYQHHYQDFEEANAAIFSYIESFYNSARIHSSIDYLTPNEKEKLVA
- a CDS encoding transposase, translating into MTKKKYSVDFRKMIVKLYQDGAPVADLTDEYGVSNVTIYKWINLYKEDKGSGISKSDVLALQKRLKQLESENDILKKALTIFAKK
- a CDS encoding flavin reductase family protein produces the protein MISINSQDLAAKEAYKLISGSVIPRPIAWITTYNRDKSVINLAPFSFFSGVAGKEPLVSVSILRKEDGSIKDTARNLIDTKEAVVHVVSEGLVHKMNQTAASLDAKETELADTNLETVESKLVAVPGLQAAKVRFEVQVYQYVPIKDAHDQIITDMFILKVVEMYFDETILNQEKNYIDAKALKPVARLAGPQYANLGKTYRITRPK